The Haliaeetus albicilla chromosome 4, bHalAlb1.1, whole genome shotgun sequence genomic sequence AGGCTGCAAGCAGAGCAGGGTTGCCCATCACTGCCACCCTGGTAGCAGTACCAGACACTCACCAACACCTGAGCCAGTATTGCCACCCTGCTGGCTTCTCTCCACTGATGCCATCCCCTTGCTAGACGGCACAGTCTCCTGTCACGCCGGCACCGGCGAAGTATCACTGTGTGATGCCACCACCTCAGATACTTCCTCCTACAGGTAAGTGGGCAAAATAAGCTTTATCAGCTCAACAGCCCTACAAGGGAGTCCTTCCCTGATGGCAGCAACAAGAGGAAGCCCAGAGCCCTCCATTCCACTTACCCAAGCCACTTCTCATCCCACTCCTCCAAGTCCACCTCTGCTTTGTTCTCCTGGATGCTTGCATGTGCAGGAGAGGGTCCTACCACACCAGGTCTCTCTACTGGGTGGGGGAACAGCAGCCTTTCAGCCCTGTTTTGGTTTCTGTAGATCACCAGCCAGCGGTGAATAGCACTGGGAAAAAGCCCAAGAGGGGCAGCTGGTGCTGAatctttttctctgcctcttctgttttctaggaaagaaaagaggaatcaCACAGGAGCTAAACTCAGAGCTAGAGAGGGAGAGATCAAAGCTGCCATGAGCCCTTAGTCCTTTGGCTCCTGAACACAGGAGCAACCCACAGTCAGAGTTTGACTGCCATGGGCACCTACTCCACAGAGGAATCCCAGTCATCAGGCTGGCAAACACtactcctcttccctcctcacTCACACTCCCCACATGGCCCCATGAAACAAAGAGAGGAGGGCACATCTTCTTACTCATGGACCGAGACAGAGACATCTTCCTGCTCTTCCTAGCACCTATCAGGGTACTGCACTGCCGTAAGCACTGGGAAAAGGCAGCTGCTTTTGTCCAGTAGTTGCAGgcctgcaaacagaaatgacaCAGCTGCAGCCACGACTAAACACAGGGCGCACAGACAGCACATACACAAACTAGCCTTAGAGATACATTTATGTTCATATCCCTGCAGGTAGTTTAATGTGCTAGACCCCAGGCTGAAAACTGCACAGATGAGATCCCAGCAGGAATGACTCAGCCCTTCCAAATCAATCGACCTCTTTGTGGTTTGCTAGCTGTGAGTCTTTTGAAAAAAGCTGCAACTCTGACAGCTCACTCTACTCTGCAGGGACAGCGATTATCCCATCTCATCTttgagcagagaggaaggagtgCTCTCATCTCTCTGGTCAAAACGTCCCCATTCCTTATTGCTGTGCTCCAGATGGTTGCTGCAATCAGTGCCAGATTATGGTGATGAAGTTGTGTGCACAGTCTGTAAAGAATTTCAAGGCAGGGACTAAGCAGTCATCATGAGTCAAGCCAGGTTTTTATACAAAGCCTTGTCACTGTATCTCAGTACTTAATGACTCACTGAGGTCTTCATGAGAGAACAGGCAGTTACGAAAAACTGACTCATAGGGACCTTCACCTTTTCTTACCTGTTTTACAGTAGCCACAGATCCTAGGCGCAGGGCTTGCTGTCCTCTTGAGGCCAATCGCCAGCGGTGACAGGCTTTACCCTGAGAGGGTTCCTGCCACTTGTAGTTTCTCTCTCCCAGCACCTGCTGTTCAGCTCTCAATAATTTCACCTTCCACTTAGTAAAGCTCACAACTAGGAGACGGTGCTCTCTGACCCTTTTAAAACAAGAGAGGGCTTCGTGCTGCCTCAGCCTACAAGCAGTGACCTGGGCCCAGGTGACTAGGCACCTAAAAAACAatacaagcacagaaaaatggcaGATGCCTAAAGTCACATTTCCATGTCAGCACCAAACAGACTATAGACCAAATTCCaccttctcaccccaccccgcAGCATCACATGTAAGTGGTCAAAGCAAGCGAAAgagcattcaaaaaaaaaaaaaaaaaaaagttgttcctATTATTCTGCCATCAACATTTATGCATCTTTCTCCATGTTACTTAGTTTTCCAGTGCCTTGTCCTTGGCAGGTGTAAGTTCAGACTCCTCAACTACAGTTTCTTTCTGCTAAAAACTTGCCCTCATTTTACTTCGGGTTCCCAGCACTGTTCCCTCTCAAATCCTCAAAGCCCAGGAATATGTCGTCTTCCTTCTGGCCATTTTAGcatttcctcctcttcaaaGACCTCTGCAAACTAAATGCCACGTCATactatgtttttcctttgcctaGAAAACAAACGCTTTTCCTAGGCTGCCCTGCCACTACACATAGTGGATccctcaaaaaaagaaaggaattaaattagTAAGTCTTCAATCTTTTTCTGTGCCAGCAGCTGACCTTTAGGATGATGCTTGAGGACAGCTTTTTCTTTACGGGATGAGAATAAAACTGCTAAAATCTCCTTCAGCACGGAACCCATCAGACTCCTTAAGTCTTCTTGCTGTAGAACCAGGCTGCATTTAAGACAGCAGCTTGTTGTCAAgattcagattttaatttttttcttggctgtCACAAACTAAGGGCCTGCATACATGGGATGTACAATTAGAATCTTTGCAGAgacaattttattaaaaaaaaaaaaaaatcaatgtccACAGGAGTTACTATTAACAGCACTGTAAATCTGCACCCATAATAATCTCTCTATATCTTGCAGGCTGATGCACAGGAGGCCAGTCTTCCTGTGCAACCTCAGAAGCCAATCTGCTTTTAACTCCTGGCTTATCCTTTTGGTTCCTTGTTCCACTTGGACTTTCATTATGCTAATCACCCCACTGCACCATAGGGCAGAGGTGTAAATATCCTCTGCCTGGCAGGCTTCTCTGAAGATCAAGAGAATCTATTGCAGGTTATCCTAGCATGAAAAATGCCCCCCTCAGAAGAGACAGGGCTCAGCCTGTACCATATCCAGGTGAGAAATTAGAAGAGCGCTCTCATCAAAGGAGAACTCAGAAGGAAGATTAATGGTGGAAACACACTCTACAGGAAGGAGCAACATTAAGGACTTCTCTCAAACACACATCCCACTAGGGTGCCACCACACAGATtgatttgcagaagaaaatgcagttgGGTGGGGTGAGTGCAGAGTCTAAGCATCACAGCCACTAAGGTTTTACTGGGTTTTTAGTTGATCTTTCCTCTGCAGATCTTTGTCTCCTCTCAGCCTGAACCTGCAATTCAAAAGGAAATCTGCTAAGGCCAAACCTGCACTTCTCATGCCTTAAATGAATCCTTGGCATAAATAACCTTATTCATTCTTATCCTCCTGAATTACCTCAAAGAGAACCACCTGAATAGTTCCTGGTCCACTCCAGCTGGACACTTCACTGCGTTTGAGACAGACAGTAGCCTCATACAACATAAAtcacaaacaaaacagatttcaacGAGAAACCTACTGAACAACAGCtaagagggaaaagaagtggTTAATGATTGCCAGAAGACACCATGCTCTTCAGATTAAATTCTTGTGTTTTCAGGATCTGCACCGTAACATAAGACTCCAAAATGTACTACAGCTTCACCTATACTGTAAGCAAAACCAAGATGAATTGAATATCATGGTTCTCTCTTCATAGGCTTTACTGAATATTGCTTTTCAGCAGGAATACATTGAACTCaatttttcactttaatttaaattaaaatcaacaCACTGTTTCCAGAATCTAAAAGATTCAGGTTTGTAAACATCAGATCTCTGGTAAGACTTCTACCCAGTATTCCTTTCAGCAAatacagaataattccagtGGAAACAAGGCTTTCACTTTTTTAAACTACACAAATTTGTTTGCATCTCCCTTGCTTAGTTTACAAATACCACATTGGATTCTCTGCTACATAAATTGCTCTTCACTCAAAGCTTCCCTTGGAAATGCTTTGAGGGCAGGAAACAAACCTGTGCAGGAGAAGACGTTCCCAGAATAAAGCAGCAtatttctgcttccttgctTGGCAATACCATGTCTGCAGGACCAACCTCTTCTTCTCCTGGCAGCTGTGCTGAGCCCATCGCTGCTGCAGCTCTCTCACAGCACGCTTCCCTGTGAGAGAACACAAGAACTTCCTTAGCTGAGcccaacaattttttttccatggcgGAGTCCAGACAAGAACAAAGAATACATCTGCTGCAAGTACCAAATGGAACCAGACTTTCTAAGATTTCCTGTCTTCTCTTTAGCAGCTGAAGAGACTTTTCAATTCACCTTGTAGTTTTTTGTCTGCAAGGCAGTCAgaccttctttttttctttccccctgctcTTCCCCAAGCAAGGGATCGCAAATCACTTCCACTCTCATATGCAAGGCAGTTTTCCATCAAAAACTGGGAGTGTTCCTTCCCTGGCACAGTGTAAGTACTTAGCACTTAAAGCATGTGGAATCCCTTGAGGGACAGGATCAGGACTGTTAAACAGCCGCAAAAGATACACCCTGCTGCCACTGAAGCAAAGCCTGACTGTTGGGTCTGAGGAGACATATTCAAGCTCAGAATGCTGCATCTGAACTCCATTTAATTCCCCAGCTGCTAAAATGCATTGCTTGAACACTCCTTTGGTAGTGCAGGTAAAGCAAGATCCACTCCTTTTTCAATTAGCTGCCAAAGGAGCATCTCCCCTAGCATAAAGCACTACAAAACAGCAAGGCACATGTCCTGCTTGTAACCACAAGAAGGCAGTGACACAGGAACTTACTGACCCCTGGACTAGTATGTGCCATTCCAGAGGAGCAGTGCACAGAGTTACAACCAGAAGTGGGACCTTTTCCATCCCGACCATTCCCACAGCATCCCTCTCCTACAGACACAAGTGCTGCTGTAGGATGGGGTAACTCACTTTGCCAGCAGGAATGCCAACACCACAGAGCATCAGCAGTCATGTGGTGAATGTGACACCTGAATCTCCGGTCAGCTTCCACTTTCTGGGCCAGTCTCTTCTTCCACAGGCTGAAAGCCATCTGGCAGCAATGAACTTGATGTTtgaaggctgctgctgcttttcggTTCTTATTTTCCACAACCCAGTGGTACCACCTGAGAAAGGCTCTGAGAAAGACAAAGGTCATTGCACCAACTGTAGGAACAACTCACACAGATTCACACCCTTGTAACTGAAACTTTAACAATAAACATACACATGAGGGagttcagaaaataaatctgatcTGTTAGCATCCTTTCTCCATTAAATGTCAGGGAAACGATGGACAGGGCAAGTTGTTGGGAGTAAGTttctgtcctggctgtgccaaGCCTGTTGTGCTTTTCAACTTCCGCATGACTAGAGAGCAAGGCCAGTTCAGTGGATAGGAATTTACCAGGGCTTGTTACCAGCATTGCTGGGCTTGCTCTAATTTGTGAGGCATcctataaaaccagaaatggcTGTGTTCAGATATAATAGTTTTGaagcagggaaaaaaccaaaacaatgggctgcaaaactcccactgaaaatagaaaaagatagttagaggaagaatttttttttaaaagcaagtgtAGAGCTCTCAAAACAGACAGCTTTAGGAAACTTCTGGAAAGCACAATACCTACCGAGACAGCTGAATGAGCCTGCAGTACTGCTGGGCCTTTACAAGTTGCTGAGTCCGAGCTGACCAGACAATGAAGTACCTCTGCAGGCAGTGTTTCTCTGCTTGGTGCCAGCAACTCTTCACTTCCTTGTCAGAACCACAGTCCTGTAatccagaaaagcaaaaaagggcCTTGAACTGCTGCTGTAACACAGTTACTCCACgcagctcagccctttctcctTGCCGCTGTGACTTCTATGATTGCCTAACACCCTGTTGCTAACCCACACACACCACATGAACACCCAGACATGAGGGTCTAAACACATCCCTTTTAAATCCTTGACACCTGGCCTATTTTCAACTCAGCTGGCAAATGGTAGGGAAGAGTTGCCCTGAGAAATGCCTCAATCTCCCAAACCTTCTgtctgagaaagaagaaagaagaacaaagaCAGAACAGCAATGAGACCTTCCATATGCTGATATTGAAACCCAAAGGCTCTTCGCTAAATTGGGCTATGCAGAAAACACTTGCACCTTTACATGCATCGCACCACTTTTCAGCCTTACCTCTTCCCATGTAGAGTAACTGGTGAGAGGCTGGACATTATTGTCTGGACTCTGCAGTGCCAAAGACTGGAACTGACCTCCCACAAACCAGTTTCTTCTGCAAGACAAAAGTGtcagggaaaaagggaaagaaagaagagggtaAAGTATCTGTAAGGGTGGTGTGACGTCATCTGAGGGACtatccagaaggaaaaaaattcagccaGATCAAACAAGGGGCCACTGCTACCAGCATCCCAAGGAACCAGTCTCCAACTCACCCAGATCCAGTACTCCGTGGAGGAAAGGAGGCCTGCCAGTACAGCTCCCCACCCATCTCAGCCGGCAGCTCTGTGCACTGGTGTAGTTGCAGGAGGGAACTGTAATATGGCATGTGTGTGACATCCTCAGCAGTCAGAATGGAGGAGAagctctgctggctgctgtCACTAAAACTATATTCCTGCAGGTATGGAGGGAAGAACATGCTGTGAGATAAGTGTCCTTGCAGTGGAATCACTCAGCTAACAGCTCCAACCATGTCATTTACTCCTCTTTTTGGCAAGGATTCAGGGAAGTCCAGGATGCATCCACAGGAACTGCAGGCTACCAAGTTCAGCTTTGGAGTGCAAACATATATAAGTGATGGGAAAGTTATTTCTATACTGAGAAAAGGGGAAACGGGCATATGCACTTTCTCAGTAATGAGGCTCTTTGTACCTCATCCCTTCCACCTTGCAGCCACAAAGAGGAGCAAGTGCACAAGAGAACCTCACTGGCTCAGCACCTCCCCATATCACTAATGATGAACCAGGAAGGGCACAGAGAGAACTGACTTTACAATTTCTGATTACATTTAAACTCCAGGACCCCACAGGCTCAGTGCTTTTCAGGCCTAAATAGTGAGCACAGTTTGCTGATGACAATCTCATGTTGAAGCAGAAATTTTCCCCTAAAAAATCCAGCAATTTAATACCTCAGAGCAGTCTGGATGTATCAAGACCTCCTCACCTTTTCCAATGAGCTTTGAGAGGCCAGAGTAGCTGAAGGATTGCTGTCAAAGCCGGAAGATGTTGAGAGGTCCTCAGAAAACAGCGTGGCAAGAGGTTCTTCACAGACAGTCCTGTGTGAGTGATTAGGACTTTGTTCAATTGTCTTCAGCATGAGACACTTTTGGTGCCAAAATTTCAGAGCTTTTCTGAGTCTACACTGCTCCAATGTCTGAGAGAAAGAGCTAAGACAGAAGATATTGAGACAGCAAAGTGACTGAAAAGGGATACCAGAGGGGGAGACTAGTACAGACATGATGGATGATAGGTGGTAAAAGGGGTTCTTCCAGAAGGACCAGAAAGTCAAGTGGGCACTACTAATGAGAGGCAGGGCTCCAGAAACTGCCTCTTCTTCACTCACTCAGCTCTGTGATGCTCGCGCAGCCTCGCTTTCCACAGCAGATACActctctggagcttcaccttttgGCTGAAGTCATCAAGAGTGTAGCCTGTTTTCTCTGGAAACGGTCTCTCTGCAGTCCACAACGGCTGATCTTCATGCCTCTCTGTCGCAGTCTTGTCAGCTACTGCGCTTATAACTGGTCCTTAACCAGTACAGAGTGACAAGAGACAAGGTTTGTCAGAAGGCATTCCTAAGAAACTCAGCCCAGCCCTCAAACTGCTTCTTTTCAGCAAGGTTTAAGACCTTCTGTTAGGTTTATGAAACAGAGCAACAAATCTCCCTGTAGCTTCACTGATGCATCCAGAACAACTAGTTCTCTGCCCACTCTGGTTTGTTAATACCATGTATCATCTGAGCCTCTCTGTTATCTGGCTGTTTTCAGCTGGTTTTCACCATacaagaagaggaggaaggagcctAAGCACCTCCAAATCTTAGATTCTGCACAGACCCAAAGGTGCTCACCATAATGCTGCCTCCATTGTAGGAGAAAGAAGTTCACCATTGCCTGCTTATCACCTTCTCTGACCTGCAGCATCTGAACCCACTGCTGGAAGTATTTCCTCAGTGATACTGCTCTGAGATGGGCCAGGTTGCACCTGTAAAGTGCCTTCTGCTCAACAGTCATCTTCCATGCACTGAAGCACCTGAGAAtaccaaaggaaaataaaaccacatgGAAAACCATGTGTACAAGCTTGTGTCTCCTCCTGAGTtcaggaaagacagacagaagctGTTATCTTCTGAGCTTCTATTCGtttatttcattagaaagcCACTGTGATGCTTAGAGCACAGCACCACAGTGGGTGCTCTTGGATTTGGTCTTTCAGGACATCAAAGCTCAAGACCAAAAAGCTTTGGCAGTGCACAGGAGGCAAGTCATAACGTTTCTGGCCACAGTAGTTCCTTTTCATGTTTCTACCCCTACTTTCATCTTTATTAACTCCTAAAACAAAAGAATAGATGGCTTTAAAATGAACAACACATCACTGTCTGGACTGGCTCTGCCATTCCTTGGACTTTCACAGTGAACAGActtttcacatgaaaaatagACCTCATCAACTTACCGTGAGACCAAGTTTCTTTGCATCTGAGTTGTCAGTGCTAAAATCTGTTTCATTTCCAAGCATCGGGAACGCCACACCCAGAAAATGTTTCGTAGCTGCTTCTTTTCCAGGAGAGCGCGGACTTCCAAAACCGTGGCTTCCTCTTTGCTCAGCAGCTCCTTCTGCAGGCGCCACAGTCTGAAAGCTGCTGTGTTGCAGGGCAGAAGAGattgacagaaagaaaaataacttagaAGAACTTCAAACAACTTAATGTCACACAGCAAACATCCTCTGGCTGAACTCCAGCTGTCAGAGAAAGGGCACTTAAGGGAGACAGCTCACATTGCTGGAGCAACAGCATCTACTGCAGCTGAATTAATACAAGGAACAAGACAAAAGGTGTATGACACAGCAAGTGGGCCATCCTCCACCACCACAGATACTGGCCCAGCTATTTGCAGGATCAGGTTCTGAAAAAGAGTCCGGTCAAAGCAACAACTAGACACACACCAAAAAACATGGTGAAACAGTGATTACCTCCAAGGCTACGGAACATGTGCTTACCAGCTAGCCGTCTCATATCTCTGATTGCTTGAGCTCTCCAGCAGAACTCATCTCCTCTCTGCCTACGATGAAGCTGTGTCCACAGTCCTCCCTCCACCCTGAAAGAGTCACAAGCATGCTTTAACATCCGTCTGTCCAAAGAGGCACTCAGAGAACAGAATCCAGAgccttccttctccctgtgTAGCTCTCTCTTTTTGTCTGGACTTGTTCTTCTGCCTTCAGAATCAGAAGACACaacaaaaggtttttcttttgacacCTCTGTTGTCCTGCTAGAGACTGTAGTATTGCCTCACTCCAATCTCATTTATGCCTGTATCACATATGCAGGTGATAGCTGAACTCAAGAAATAGTACAGGAGTATTTCTGTCAGACACTCAAATCAGACTGAAAACACTAGTGCACAGAAGCTCTGGAACAGGATTGTTTAGTTCTTAAAACTAAGTTACTAATTCTTGCAGTGCTTATCTGCAGCAATACATCCAAGGTCCTGGAAACAAGTTTCCCACCATCTGAGAAAAATTTCTCCCTGTGTTTGTAAACTTCCACTTGTCCAAGATAACACAAAGAGAATGCTCTCAGCTTACCTACAAGCCTGCTCAGCTTCCTTTGAGTACCCTACTGTAAGCTGGTGTTGAGCTGACGTTGTCATAGCTGCTAATCTTCCTactccaaaaaaccccactgatgAACTTTGCGTATGAGAATACGGCTCAGGCTGCAGAGATCGCTTCTTGCTCCGTTTTGTCACAGCTTCCTTCCACTGAAGGAGAAACCACAAGATTAGAACAAACTGCAGGCAGAGTATCAGTATCAAAGTCCACATAACTCAGTTTCACACAGGGtaccccttccccctccctctccaaATAGGAATTTTGCCTTCTCTGACTGCACAACAGAAAACTGATGGCATTAATTCTACTGTCCCTAGCCTGTCCTCACCCTGCAGAAACTGACAGCTAGCAGAGCTGAGGCATGTCTCTGCTGAGCTACCTCCAGCTGCATCTTCCTCTGGTGCACAGCCCACTGCAAAGCACAAAGCCCCTTCCGAAGCAGCTGCTGTCTGTaaagctgcctggctgcagccctTTTCCAGAGGATGTGTCCCCTCCAGGCTTGGAAACTCCTCCTTAGCATTTGTCTGTCACACAAGTGCTGGAaacttaaagagaaaaaacagaagtgagCTCCAgttaacagaaaggaaagttaAACATAGCCAGGAGGTGGCAATCAGAGTTCAGCCATCAAGCTGAAAAGAGGTATTTCAAATCATTCTCTCTAAAGAGTGAAAAACCTGCATCCTCACACCAAATTAAGGTATCACTGTTCCTAAATTGGTAGCAATCTCACACACATCTTATCCACAGTCACAGATTTGAATCCCATCTCATGGATAAGTCTAGTTCTTGATCTTCGCTAACTATGCAGTGAGCATGCCGGAATTTGCTGCGCTGAAAAGTAGCATATATGGTACCAATGCTTTTTCATTGCTAGCAACAACCAAGGTTGAATCTAGAAGCTAGAATTTAAAAGATAcagagggggtttttttacagcatGCTCCATTTAAACGGCAaccctttgaaaagaaatggatACAGCCCCTGAGCCAACCATGGCAGAATAACGTAGGTTAAGTCCTAAAATCAAACATTCCCAGGAATGTGGCTCCCTAGCCActtttcagcagttttcctCCCCTGTTAACTACTAGCACACTCACACATAAACACAGTCTTTTTACCTTTGCTCATTCACCTTCCACGACCAGAAGCTGTTCTCCAAGACCTGCAAACAGACAAAAGACAGTAACTCACATGATTATTCACAATACTCTATTGAAGAATTTATCTGTGCCCAGCATGGCAAGTCATTTTGGATGGAGACCAGAACAGTGCTGCCTCAGGGTAACGTATTATGTCAGAtgcctttgacactgtccccACCATTGTTCTGTGAATACTCTTACATACTTCAGACATGGAAAAGCACAACAAACCTGAAATCTCAGGGCCCTGCAACTATGCACAGAGTAAAAACCAGTTTAATGCTTTCCCTCTGCATGTAGATCCAGAGAATATAAACAGGTGTTTACATTCCCGAGAACAACCAAGTTAACAAGCTGGTCTTTAGGAAGAAGCATGCGAGACAGAAAGATGTGTTATGTTGGGCTGGAGCAGGACCATAAGAGAGGAGAATCTGGCCATTCAGTGCCAGAAAAAGTTCTAGGACAAGCATCCCCATCACTGTTGTACCTCAACTCTGCACCCGTAGCATTAAGTGGAAACAAGCACAAGTAATATCTGTGAACAGGGATGCTACACAGTGAGCACACCCTCACCTCTCTGGACACAGTTTCCTGTTCCTGGCTCCCTTCTTCATCGCAGTGTGGTTCTTTGGCACTCCTCTCCACAGAAGGTTCTTCAGACTGGTCGAGATTGGCATCAGCATCCCAAttcctccagctgctttggTAGGAGTAattgtttctccttctttctctgctcACATTCATATGATCTATGCCAGAATATCCACCAAAGCCTTCTTCAACCTGAATACCAAAAGGGCTGGACTGACTGCTGCCCACCACAGCCACTCTTCTGGCTGCTCGTGATTCTGACTCTTTGCTGGACTTAAAATGAGGTTCAGAGTTGTTGACTTCTACAGATTTAATACTAAGCTGCTGGACTGGTCTAAACTCTTTATCTCCAGAAGGAGACGCGACTCTTACGCACACTTCCCTTGGAATCCCATACATTACTACACCAACGTTCATCTGAGCCCCCCCCAAATCTGTCTCTAGTGACACCTGCAGACCCTCTGGATACAGACTGGCTGGAAGGTCTTTCTTCCAAGATACAGCACATGGGGATGCCCCATCAGATGTCTCTTCTCCTTTAAGAACCTTTTCAGGGGAATGACTTCTTGTGCGAACATAAAAACTACTAGTTTCCAGAGCTGGCTTTGCTTGGGACTGGTATCTGAAATAAGGGGAGCAATTGTAGGAGGAATCTGCTTCTGTATCCACTAGCCCGCCAGAGCCCACCCCAGAAGCGAGAGTTTCTGGCTGGATGTCACCTGAAATTTTGGTTCTCCATGTGTTCAAGTCACTGCGTCCATATCtgtgagagacagagagaggtTCTACACGACTGAAGTCCCTTGTCACCGCACTAAGGCTCCAGTCTTTAGCAAATGGGACCTCCCATTTCAATCTTGCCTGAGCAGCACTTGTCTTTACTCCAGCTAGCTGTTCTCCTGTGCTCAGGATACTAGAAACTGAATCATCAGCAGCAAAGCACAAACCGCCACTGACTGCAGAAGACTTGGGCTCCAGAGGGAGGGAGCCCCATATCCCCATCAAAGCAGTTTCTTGCTTAAGCCTCTGGATTGAACGGTACAAACTAGCAGAAATCTGTGAGGATTGCAAAAGAGACTGAAGGGACTCCAAACTAGATGAATCG encodes the following:
- the C4H1orf167 gene encoding uncharacterized protein C1orf167 homolog isoform X1, which gives rise to MSGSGYQKQRNIQKNVNVDLYLGTRSRVDISHHWLEAAAFSVTPSQTAEQGRLCTAPLSAGKRDPSRRQTNLSCPSQLFQDNTSQFSSSCFLQQNNLCSRLQQHSSKCVAHRIPHFALSVLPAVNLPQRYSHFEAYNLEGRRSESIDFPQQHHQKAKAAGNCSIHAARHRYLESRKKNSDYLVEKQQHQPPAASCMDPVNASLVNACLSSCTVDSPLRHELVVCPSSRSSSESVNTCHSSALTLGDLDSSSLESLQSLLQSSQISASLYRSIQRLKQETALMGIWGSLPLEPKSSAVSGGLCFAADDSVSSILSTGEQLAGVKTSAAQARLKWEVPFAKDWSLSAVTRDFSRVEPLSVSHRYGRSDLNTWRTKISGDIQPETLASGVGSGGLVDTEADSSYNCSPYFRYQSQAKPALETSSFYVRTRSHSPEKVLKGEETSDGASPCAVSWKKDLPASLYPEGLQVSLETDLGGAQMNVGVVMYGIPREVCVRVASPSGDKEFRPVQQLSIKSVEVNNSEPHFKSSKESESRAARRVAVVGSSQSSPFGIQVEEGFGGYSGIDHMNVSRERRRNNYSYQSSWRNWDADANLDQSEEPSVERSAKEPHCDEEGSQEQETVSREVLENSFWSWKVNEQSFQHLCDRQMLRRSFQAWRGHILWKRAAARQLYRQQLLRKGLCALQWAVHQRKMQLEVAQQRHASALLAVSFCRWKEAVTKRSKKRSLQPEPYSHTQSSSVGFFGVGRLAAMTTSAQHQLTVGYSKEAEQACRVEGGLWTQLHRRQRGDEFCWRAQAIRDMRRLAAAFRLWRLQKELLSKEEATVLEVRALLEKKQLRNIFWVWRSRCLEMKQILALTTQMQRNLVSRCFSAWKMTVEQKALYRCNLAHLRAVSLRKYFQQWVQMLQVREGDKQAMVNFFLLQWRQHYGPVISAVADKTATERHEDQPLWTAERPFPEKTGYTLDDFSQKVKLQRVYLLWKARLREHHRADSFSQTLEQCRLRKALKFWHQKCLMLKTIEQSPNHSHRTVCEEPLATLFSEDLSTSSGFDSNPSATLASQSSLEKEYSFSDSSQQSFSSILTAEDVTHMPYYSSLLQLHQCTELPAEMGGELYWQASFPPRSTGSGRNWFVGGQFQSLALQSPDNNVQPLTSYSTWEEDCGSDKEVKSCWHQAEKHCLQRYFIVWSARTQQLVKAQQYCRLIQLSRAFLRWYHWVVENKNRKAAAAFKHQVHCCQMAFSLWKKRLAQKVEADRRFRCHIHHMTADALWCWHSCWQRKRAVRELQQRWAQHSCQEKKRLVLQTWYCQARKQKYAALFWERLLLHRCLVTWAQVTACRLRQHEALSCFKRVREHRLLVVSFTKWKVKLLRAEQQVLGERNYKWQEPSQGKACHRWRLASRGQQALRLGSVATVKQACNYWTKAAAFSQCLRQCSTLIGARKSRKMSLSRSMKNRRGREKDSAPAAPLGLFPSAIHRWLVIYRNQNRAERLLFPHPVERPGVVGPSPAHASIQENKAEVDLEEWDEKWLGRKYLRWWHHTVILRRCRRDRRLCRLARGWHQWREASRVAILAQVLDQQRLIEKAWRVWRRRHLQSCVVQNFLEEEARSLLSQAFGRWRQLTAFQLKDKGRC
- the C4H1orf167 gene encoding uncharacterized protein C1orf167 homolog isoform X2 translates to MSGSGYQKQRNIQKNVNVDLYLGTRSRVDISHHWLEAAAFSVTPSQTAEQGRLCTAPLSAGKRDPSRRQTNLSCPSQLFQDNTSQFSSSCFLQQNNLCSRLQQHSSKCVAHRIPHFALSVLPAVNLPQRYSHFEAYNLEGRRSESIDFPQQHHQKAKAAGNCSIHAARHRYLESRKKNSDYLVEKQQHQPPAASCMDPVNASLVNACLSSCTVDSPLRHELVVCPSSRSSSESVNTCHSSALTLGDLDSSSLESLQSLLQSSQISASLYRSIQRLKQETALMGIWGSLPLEPKSSAVSGGLCFAADDSVSSILSTGEQLAGVKTSAAQARLKWEVPFAKDWSLSAVTRDFSRVEPLSVSHRYGRSDLNTWRTKISGDIQPETLASGVGSGGLVDTEADSSYNCSPYFRYQSQAKPALETSSFYVRTRSHSPEKVLKGEETSDGASPCAVSWKKDLPASLYPEGLQVSLETDLGGAQMNVGVVMYGIPREVCVRVASPSGDKEFRPVQQLSIKSVEVNNSEPHFKSSKESESRAARRVAVVGSSQSSPFGIQVEEGFGGYSGIDHMNVSRERRRNNYSYQSSWRNWDADANLDQSEEPSVERSAKEPHCDEEGSQEQETVSREVLENSFWSWKVNEQSFQHLCDRQMLRRSFQAWRGHILWKRAAARQLYRQQLLRKGLCALQWAVHQRKMQLEVAQQRHASALLAVSFCRWKEAVTKRSKKRSLQPEPYSHTQSSSVGFFGVGRLAAMTTSAQHQLTVGYSKEAEQACRVEGGLWTQLHRRQRGDEFCWRAQAIRDMRRLAAFRLWRLQKELLSKEEATVLEVRALLEKKQLRNIFWVWRSRCLEMKQILALTTQMQRNLVSRCFSAWKMTVEQKALYRCNLAHLRAVSLRKYFQQWVQMLQVREGDKQAMVNFFLLQWRQHYGPVISAVADKTATERHEDQPLWTAERPFPEKTGYTLDDFSQKVKLQRVYLLWKARLREHHRADSFSQTLEQCRLRKALKFWHQKCLMLKTIEQSPNHSHRTVCEEPLATLFSEDLSTSSGFDSNPSATLASQSSLEKEYSFSDSSQQSFSSILTAEDVTHMPYYSSLLQLHQCTELPAEMGGELYWQASFPPRSTGSGRNWFVGGQFQSLALQSPDNNVQPLTSYSTWEEDCGSDKEVKSCWHQAEKHCLQRYFIVWSARTQQLVKAQQYCRLIQLSRAFLRWYHWVVENKNRKAAAAFKHQVHCCQMAFSLWKKRLAQKVEADRRFRCHIHHMTADALWCWHSCWQRKRAVRELQQRWAQHSCQEKKRLVLQTWYCQARKQKYAALFWERLLLHRCLVTWAQVTACRLRQHEALSCFKRVREHRLLVVSFTKWKVKLLRAEQQVLGERNYKWQEPSQGKACHRWRLASRGQQALRLGSVATVKQACNYWTKAAAFSQCLRQCSTLIGARKSRKMSLSRSMKNRRGREKDSAPAAPLGLFPSAIHRWLVIYRNQNRAERLLFPHPVERPGVVGPSPAHASIQENKAEVDLEEWDEKWLGRKYLRWWHHTVILRRCRRDRRLCRLARGWHQWREASRVAILAQVLDQQRLIEKAWRVWRRRHLQSCVVQNFLEEEARSLLSQAFGRWRQLTAFQLKDKGRC